The genomic interval TTTGCTTTCCTACAACAGTAAAAGCACGTTAGATACATGCAGTTGGAATAAATCCTCTCCAACCTGGATTCATTGCTCTTATTTGTACTCTTGTTAAACACATAATTCCAATGTAGGATTTTTCATCAAACCCAAGCAAATAAACAAaacttattttatttatttcctgtTATGATTTCATCAGAACAATTGGGATGTGATGCAGGAAAGATTTGGGAGGGACAAACTATTTAATTTTTATGGGAGATTTAAGACTGTGTTATGTATTTATATCTTTCCATAACAGCCAACAAACCGAGGGCATGATTGtaaaatgacttccttctgtgcaaTACATTTCTGACTCAAATTATTCTCTCCCTTTTTCCTACTCTAAAACCAACCTTTGACCAAGTTTCTGATCATTTACCCCTTTAATCTTCATATGTAACTTGGTGTTATTTTTGTTTGGTGCTGCTCTTGGGTAGCACTTGGAATACAacgatatataaatgcaagttgtttttgctGTATCATTCTGTGGTTCTGTCATCAACTGTTGAACTCATGGTGATAATAGTCAGTaatcaataaataaatacctaATGCTATCTGCCAGAAGCCAGTTCCTCAATTTCAAAAAGAGAATAATAATGCTTTAAAATAGTAAACAAATGATTTCTTGTTGAATTCTAGCACTTTTTTTTCCATACATTTGCTTTTGAACATTGGACCCACTGATTGCATGTCCAATAAAAGCTATAATACAAATTTCACTCTCATGCAGATCTTAATGACTTATAAACACACAGGTGCAGCCATAATAAAGATCATGGGTTCAGCATTTGTGTCAGCATTACACAAACAGTGGAGATTTGAGTTAATTAagtaattttaattaaatgtcaAACTGCTACAAAAGTTAGGAAGCCCAGGGGTAGCATCCAGCATTGACCCAGTCAATGGATTCTATTAAATCAAGGACATTTCCAGCCCAGTTAGCTCTGTGAATGTTGTCCATATAAATGTTTCAACATAATTTGAGAGAACTCTCCCACAAACAActcaagcagcagcagcagtagttTTGTGATTATATCTTTGAGCTAGAGCCCTCCATCAAATCCTTGGGTACATCCTGTCCACTGGCAGGGCAGAACCACCGGAGATAGCACTAGAGTGCTAAACAGGCTCGGAGTCCTTTACATTGATTCTAGACTCCATGAAGTCTCATTGCACCAGGTCAAATACAGACATGGAAacttcctcctgattaccacccgCCATTACCCCTTAACTGATGAATTTGCGTCCTTCATCAATACTTGGAGGAAGCACTCTTTCTAATATGGAGAAGATTCAAACATTAACAATGGTCAACTAAAAAACACTGGAGTGCTATTGTTGTCTGTGGAATTTCAAATATGCAGTGACTTTTGAAAGTGAATAATGTTGAAGAATAAAATTGGCTTTAATTTGGCCTGTTCTGTTTCCAACCAGATTGGACTGAAATATGATCATTGCAACACTATGCAACACCACGAAGCCGCAATCACACTCAGAACATCAATGCATCTGTGGCTCTGTCATTGACTCATTTCGTTCTCATTTCTGGACTCAGAGGGTATGGGTTCAGAGCATCTCCAGGACTGGAGCATGTAGAATACTGCTCAGGACTGAAATAATAGCTAGGGCAATACAGTTTCTGGATCAAAACCTTACATCATGTCTGCCAGTGCTAGAGGTGCTAAAGATTCTGAAGTGCTGTTTGAAGAAAGGGTGaaccactttggtaggaaatACAGAAACAGGATTGCTTAGAATTTCCTCCCTAACCACAGAGACACATCATTGCAAGGCAGGCCAAATACTTTGGTTGTGGGGCCACTCAGATGTGCTCAAGGATTACTAAATTGGCTTTACAAGATTAAAGACCCTCCTTCACTCCCTGCATTAGAAGAGTGAGCATGTGTCTGGGGTCCCAGCTGGGCCTTGAACTTGCAGGGGATAGAGGACCAGAGATGGTGGGACAAAGGAGGGATGGTTGTGGATCAGAGATGGGTCAAGGGTTTAGTGATTGGTAGGCTTGGGGGTCATGTCAGGAGCCTGAGCAGTGAAGTGATGGGAGGTGATACCTGGATACATATTGTGGTAATGTGTGGCAAAAACACAGCAGAGCCTGGAATGAAAATTGTGAGACCTTATCAGTTGTGTATTTAGCTTTTGTTTCTGCACCTAATGAAGCAGTGCAGCATAGGTTCAATAGATTGAAACTGTCCTTCCAATCTTGAGTAAGattggagaatgagaagtgattgcAAGATTCTcagagagagcgacagagaggCCTCCTGCTGCCAGAGTGCCTGCAGGCAGATTTCCGAATATCGGGTTGGTTAGTGctgagtagaaatttcttttcatggagggttgtaaatctttagaaATTTCTACCCCAGGCAGTTGTGAATGGTGGCTTGTTGACCACTTCCAATgatgagatagatagattttttgATCTTAAGTGAATCAGAAAATATAGTAATcggaaagtggagctgaagcaCTTGATCAGCCATTGTtttgactggtggagcaggcttgagacatGGTTTACTCTTCCCCAGCTCATattgcttgtgtttttttttaataattcctTTAACTATAAGATAAGAGACAAAGACAAGAGATGCTGTCCAGAACATTTCAGAACACAAGGACTCTTACCCTCATCGTTTAACCtcttaggagaaatttcttcaaaaatTCTCCTCATTCCCCAACTATTTGATCCTGGatggaagagggaaaaaataTGCTTTAAGGTACTTACTTCATTTTGTCACGCTGACTGGTCACAATTATCATAATTAAACCAACCACTATCAAGCCCATGATGACACCAAATACGATCAGCCACACAGTGACAGGTTGCTCTGGGGTTGGGGAAAAGGTAGGCTTGATACCCACAAACTCCAGTGTGTGGTCATCCAGGGAAAAGGCATTGTTGAATCTGGCTCTGACCATTCTGAAATGACCAAAACAGAATGTTAAATCAAATAttaatctctttaaaaaaaattaagtggtgCTTTCTTTCCAAACAGGTATACCTGATCGCGTTTTCCACATCTGTCTTGGGAAGAGGTTTCGATCCACTATATGGATCTGTCAccacaaaataaaatgagatcCTTTCTGTTTTCTCACATATGTGCACATCGGATACACTGTAAAAACAGTAATGGCCATAATTTCAATGTCTTCTCTCTATTTAACTAAAATTGTTAATTTGTGAGTATCTACTGAAACACCAAACATAATCCAAGACAGTGGTCTATCGATAAGAGAAAGACTTTGCAGGTATTCGAAGAGAATACATGAGAAAGTGTAAGGCATGTTGCAACTTGTGCATTCATATGGATTCACATGGATTCATAATACACAtaatggaaatattaaaaaattataCATTTGGAAAGTAAACTACAAGAAATAGTTTGATCTGGAAGGTTCTTCAGATTACACCAAGATCTTGCAATCCTAAAGGCTTAAAAATTGCACTCAGCGACGCTGGAAAAACTGGTACATGGGAAACCGCTTTCATCAACCAATTTTATGCACATTTCTGGGAGGATTAATGCCAGCCATTAATTGCGTAAGGGCCTTATGTACTCTAGACTGTTTTTCTGGCATCCAGCTCACCCAaatgacaagatcacaagatcacaagatcacaagataagggagcagaagcaggccattcggcccatcgagtctgctccaaggaaaagggaaaaagaaatggggtgggaaaaaaagagagagaaaaaaaaactattctaatcccatttgccagccttatccccatatcccttgataccctgactatttagatatctgtctatctcctccttgaatacccccactgatctggcctccactgctgtgcgtggcaaggagttccacaatttcaccaccctctgggtaaagaaacttctcctcatctctgtcttgaaactgtaccctctaattctaagattgtgccctctggtcctggacacgcccaccaagggaaacagcctagccacatctactctatccttacctgtcaacattttaaatgtcgctacgaggtcccctctcatccttctgtactccagcgagtacagtccaagagccgacaaacgctcatcatacttaagccctttcattcctggaatcattctcgtaaatctcctctgaaccctctccaacgtcagcacatccttcctaagatgcggggcccaaaactgcgcacagttcACCAACTTGGTGAAGTTCACAAACTTCACCAACCTGCCAGATTCACCAATCatccatagaacgtagaacagtacagcacaggaacaaggccttcagcccatgatgttgtgccgaactaattaaactagtaattaaatgcctaactaaaataatcccttctgcctacagaatgtccatttacctccaatctctgcatattcgtgtgcctatctaagagcctcttacaaCATACATTTTCTCTAAATCCACAAATGTTTTATTGCTGCTGTCTTTGTGCCTTGCACTCCCATTACTCTTTGCTTTGATTCCCTTCAACCTAATTCCAGTTCTGTCCATTGATCCTAAATCAATGCTGGTCAATAAATCATAGACAACAATAATTTGCGGAGCCTAACACATACAGAGATGACCTTGACATTTCTTCAGATTAGATTTTGCTAGGTCTCTGGAGAAGGTACAATTGTTGTTTGAAAAGAATCTGAACAATACAGAATGCTATCTGTTTAAGATAAGGCAGACTTGAGAGGAAGTGCCAGTTTAGTGAGCAATCTAGAACAGACTACCAGGTACAGATATGCAAGAAATATACTTACCTAAACTCGATGCCACAAAACAGTATGTCCCTCTtagatatttttaaagcagatctTAAGGCAATCTGGAACTGATTTACAGTTAAAGGAGAGCTATTTTTGGAGAAGCCTTATCATAAAACAAATGAACTTTATTCCCTTATGATAGATACATATAATAATATTCACTGCACATTTCAGATTGTGATTGCTCCAAACATTAATGTGAAAAAAACTACAAGGCTAAAGCCTTAAATGGACTAGATTACTGCCTACTAATAACAGAACATCTTAGGTAAATGTTATTATATTGGCGTTTTCCAtatcatggaaggaggccatttggctcagtgAGTTTATGACAGtttccagagcaatcccatttccccatctaATTTTCCTGTTATCTTGGAACCATCACTTACAATAGTTGGTCAAATTTTTGGACTTTTCTGCAGAAAGTAAACTCATGCTCAAGGTTACTGCTCACTCCCCTCTGCAAATGTCAAAGCAACTATAATTCAGACATTGTCAAGTTCAGAAAAACATCAAGGTAATTAACAGAGACTGGAATGGAGAACATGAGGATGAAAGGTCAAAAGAGAGTGGGTACAGATTTGGATGTAGGTGGAGTGCTGATCAGTATCAACAAAACCAGCCCTAAACAGAGATGATAAAAAATAAAGCCCGTTGGGAGAGACTGCAACCAATTTGATGTGGTATGGCGTCACTAAATGTCCAAAGAACAGAGAATTACATCAACTACACCCACTCCCTGGACACTGATATTGAGCACAGTCACACCCCAGGGACTGATATCGAGCACGGTCATTCTCCAGGGACTGATATTAAGCACACCTGCTCACCATGGCTTGAGCTGGGTTCAGTGCCTGCTTCAGATTTCTCGTGTTTTAATCTCTGATACAACCCTAGCTCCCTTGTCTTGATTTGCAGAATCAAGCAACATTTGGTCTACTGAGGAAAATGCTTCTGTGAAGATCCTTCTGTCCTGTAACTCAATGTTTTTATGCCCTGTACAATGGAATTTGAGCATTGGAGCAAGCCATAACCTGAAGCATTAGGTAAAGTACACAACCCTACATGGGTAGGCTGAGGCTTCCATCATCCTCCATATATGTACTTTAACTTTTCATTGTTAGTGATCACTCCAACCAACAGCCCACCAATGTCCTCAGGATCCCCTGGATCATCTCCTCAAGCAAACTTCCTTCCCACTGACCATCTCCTGACTGCAGCTGGTTAGTAAACTAACTTGAATTCCTACTGAATCTTCAAAAATTCAGTACACTATAGGTGACTTGATAACAATTAATTGTGTGCCTCTGTTATGATACCAAGATGTACTGGGAGAAATGAGACAATCAAAGCATGGTCCCATGATTCACCTCATGAAATACTCACTTGAATGGTTTGTTCATTGATTTTCTCATACCATATGCCACTGTTGCTTGAAAGTAGAACTGTTCGCTCTCATCCCAATCATACTATCATTGAACAAGAATCAAAATGATCAGGTCAGCATTCAGATGTCTTACTTCCCATCTTAGCCTTCTAAAAGCAAACACGGGCAGTGATGTTTAACATGTTCAGCACTGCCTTGAGTACTGATAGAGATTAACTCACATGATTACCATTATTACTGCTTCAGTGATTATGGTAAAAGCTTTGTAGTGCACAAAATGTGCCAGATCAACAGAACTGTAAAACTCTCACTGGATGCTGTGATGAGGTTAATCTCTGTTTCCAAGgatcattgaaaatattcagaacAATCAGTTACCCAGCTCAGCACTGAGTGGCAACTAAAATTAAATCCCAAAAGACATGTGGCTAGATACATAAACATATTCTGGATTCCTGGGTTAATAAATAAAGCAAAGAAGTTCTGCTAAACCTTTACTAATCACCAGTTACGCAAGAACTATTCAAtatctcaagcctgttctgccgttAAGATACATTGATGTgaattttaattccattcacttGCGTGGGTTCCATTACCCTGAATGTCCTAATAATAACTTATCCTTCTCTGAAA from Pristis pectinata isolate sPriPec2 chromosome 4, sPriPec2.1.pri, whole genome shotgun sequence carries:
- the cltrn gene encoding collectrin — translated: MKMCFMLLLIVFSPFMAAGSGATALGQLCFKDSPNAFKVRISLKTALGDEAYDWDESEQFYFQATVAYGMRKSMNKPFNVSDVHICEKTERISFYFVVTDPYSGSKPLPKTDVENAIRMVRARFNNAFSLDDHTLEFVGIKPTFSPTPEQPVTVWLIVFGVIMGLIVVGLIMIIVTSQRDKMKKAKSAEKEKENEEANFKGAENGISCQALCESEGCQNEAFYPDDDNLTTL